A window from Dehalococcoidales bacterium encodes these proteins:
- the rplT gene encoding 50S ribosomal protein L20: MPRVKRGVVSHHKHKKVLAITKGQRATRHRLIKRATEAMLHSLSYAYFHRRERKGDFRRLWIIRVNAACRAQGMTYSQFINGLKKAGIELDRKTLADMAVKEPQHFSSLVTIAGGKGAD, translated from the coding sequence ATGCCTAGAGTAAAAAGAGGTGTGGTCTCACACCACAAACATAAGAAAGTCCTGGCCATTACCAAGGGCCAGCGCGCCACCCGTCACCGCCTGATCAAACGCGCCACCGAGGCCATGCTGCACTCGTTGAGCTACGCCTATTTCCACCGGCGCGAACGCAAGGGCGATTTCCGCCGACTCTGGATAATCCGCGTCAACGCCGCCTGCCGCGCCCAGGGCATGACCTACAGCCAGTTCATCAACGGGCTGAAAAAGGCCGGCATCGAGCTGGACCGGAAAACGCTGGCGGACATGGCCGTGAAGGAACCGCAGCACTTTAGCAGCCTGGTCACTATCGCAGGAGGGAAAGGCGCCGA
- the infC gene encoding translation initiation factor IF-3: MIKQLRVNERIIAREVRLVGEKGEQLGVMPLVQARELAKKSNLDIVEVAPTSVPPVCRLLDYGKFKYEQQKKEQQSRKSQKVVLLREIRLRPKIGVHDFDFKAKIASKLLADGSKVKVTLMFRGREITHPDLGWKILQRMAETLKEVGVLERQPVMEGRRMDIIMAPLGVKPKTKPETKPEAKAETKPAAKAETKPAAKTEAKPEVKTETKTAVKAEAAPAVKTEEKETQHAKA, translated from the coding sequence ATAATTAAACAACTACGTGTCAACGAGCGAATAATAGCCAGAGAAGTCCGCCTGGTAGGTGAAAAAGGCGAACAACTCGGCGTTATGCCCCTGGTACAGGCAAGGGAACTGGCGAAAAAGAGCAACCTGGACATCGTCGAAGTTGCGCCCACTTCCGTACCCCCTGTCTGCCGCCTTCTCGATTACGGAAAGTTCAAGTACGAACAGCAGAAAAAAGAGCAGCAGTCCAGGAAAAGCCAAAAAGTAGTCCTGCTCCGTGAGATACGCCTCCGACCCAAGATAGGCGTCCACGATTTTGATTTTAAAGCCAAGATAGCCAGCAAGCTCCTGGCCGACGGCTCCAAAGTAAAAGTAACGCTGATGTTCCGGGGACGGGAAATAACGCACCCCGACCTGGGCTGGAAGATATTACAGCGCATGGCGGAAACCCTCAAGGAGGTCGGCGTGCTGGAAAGGCAGCCGGTCATGGAGGGCAGGAGGATGGATATCATCATGGCGCCTTTAGGCGTCAAGCCCAAGACCAAACCGGAAACCAAGCCAGAGGCCAAAGCAGAGACCAAACCGGCCGCTAAAGCGGAAACGAAACCGGCCGCAAAAACGGAAGCGAAACCGGAAGTAAAAACGGAAACTAAAACGGCGGTGAAAGCAGAAGCTGCCCCGGCCGTAAAAACGGAAGAGAAGGAAACCCAGCATGCCAAAGCTTAA
- the rpmI gene encoding 50S ribosomal protein L35, translated as MPKLKTHKGAKDRIKITGTGKMMRVKGPKSHLRVHKAKRVRRQFDEMIELNAADRKRISRLIPNGVK; from the coding sequence ATGCCAAAGCTTAAGACACACAAAGGCGCCAAGGACCGCATCAAGATAACCGGCACCGGCAAAATGATGCGGGTAAAAGGCCCCAAAAGCCACCTGCGCGTCCATAAAGCCAAACGGGTACGCCGGCAGTTCGACGAGATGATTGAATTGAACGCCGCCGACCGCAAGCGCATATCGAGGCTAATACCCAACGGGGTGAAATAG